The Parcubacteria group bacterium genome contains the following window.
GTGTGCTTTCATCAGTTCCGGAGGCAATCCTTGTCCGCCCATATGTTCGCTGGTATTGTCTATTATTTCCAAAACTTCTCCTTTTTCATTAAGAAATGTGTAGGTATTGCATCTGCCGAAATGCTCAGCAATTTTATCATCTAAACCTTTCTTACCATCTGTTGGAATTACGATTTTCATATTGGGTTATTTTTTAAGTTTTTTATCAATAAACTTTTGAAGAATGTCATTGATTATGCCCTCTCCGCTATATACTTCAATATTGAATTGTTTTAGGACATCTATTGCTCTGGGTCCTACGTTTCTGGCGATTACAACATTGACATTATTTTCCACTAAAAGCTTGGCAGCCGACATACCCGCTCCACTAGCCTGATTTTCATTGTCGTTCTTTATTGCATCCGCCTTCACTATTTTGCCGTTTTCAATTTCTGCAATGACAAAGTATGGGCATCTGCCGAATAATTCAGCAACACCATCAGACAATTCTTTACCTGTTGAGCTAATTGCTATTTTCATAAAATTGGAATCTTAAATAATTATTTCTTATTTTTAATCTCTTCCAAACGGGCTTTGACCGCTTTCAATTCTTCTTCTAGAACTTCCGCTTCTTCGGAAAGAATTTTCGTTTCTTCTTTTTTGTCTACACTCGGAGCAGGATA
Protein-coding sequences here:
- a CDS encoding NifB/NifX family molybdenum-iron cluster-binding protein yields the protein MKIVIPTDGKKGLDDKIAEHFGRCNTYTFLNEKGEVLEIIDNTSEHMGGQGLPPELMKAHGANVLLCRGLGPKALNLCGEFNIEIYVHQAEIVKEIFKLWKNDKLKKASSEDVCEEHKI
- a CDS encoding NifB/NifX family molybdenum-iron cluster-binding protein; the encoded protein is MKIAISSTGKELSDGVAELFGRCPYFVIAEIENGKIVKADAIKNDNENQASGAGMSAAKLLVENNVNVVIARNVGPRAIDVLKQFNIEVYSGEGIINDILQKFIDKKLKK